In Candidatus Hinthialibacter antarcticus, a single window of DNA contains:
- a CDS encoding glycosyltransferase, protein MNNPTWLPLHEFNTALFTANLKFLNAFGSKITTQVQFPTNDEDIQVQSLGTLVAARSLKNPDQWIFGQSPAQEIAAIRNAMQSIPPDSELAVLIGSKAGYAAGPMASLLQQRPRLRVVVLEPSTERMRLCLSTNDLRDAIRTGRFIVAITPDREAGLWRTIDDNSLWNAQSPCCIVFDDAVDESIVERFQADYPHRSQAAQSKRSEILSSLKQTAENSKQPIERVLLFDCWPGAPQQAHIEAMQKALNARNIQNRVIQLKGFRFDQRLGEYRRELEHTLLNTLDEFRPELIASYAYHAPQIMAPDLFDAVGAPWVQVVSNIAYYDREYYDNEICAVIDRRLISIYEQRGAPQAAFVPIMADYVADAPTPTCGELPIVFVGNSLGLQSAERDHWLQVWKPRERAFNAINEAERALSEFDLQLNLYDYLEQNPIPDLGEDESYQAFRYLLCQSTAARRMQILERLADKGLHVYGNWRRPPNSPLTSCLHGPLPMEQEQTLFKRGAIFINIHSTGHLTGPNMRFFNIAGMGGFQLSDGAFDEFLEPGKEYASYQSLDEAVQKVEFYLQHPEQMNDIRQQAWQRVQRDWTYNNWLDWVEPIMQRSFINQ, encoded by the coding sequence ATGAATAATCCAACTTGGCTTCCATTGCACGAATTCAATACGGCTCTATTCACAGCCAATCTGAAATTCTTAAATGCGTTCGGTTCTAAAATCACGACACAGGTTCAGTTCCCAACCAATGATGAAGACATCCAGGTGCAATCTCTCGGTACGTTAGTCGCTGCTCGATCGTTGAAAAACCCGGACCAATGGATATTCGGCCAGTCGCCCGCGCAAGAGATTGCAGCCATTCGCAACGCGATGCAAAGCATTCCACCGGATTCAGAATTGGCCGTCTTGATTGGAAGCAAAGCCGGATACGCAGCCGGACCGATGGCCTCTTTGTTGCAACAGCGGCCTCGATTGCGCGTTGTTGTTTTGGAGCCATCCACAGAACGAATGCGCCTTTGCCTTTCCACCAATGATTTGCGCGATGCAATCAGGACTGGGCGCTTCATAGTTGCAATCACGCCTGATAGGGAAGCCGGCCTATGGCGCACCATTGATGACAACAGTTTATGGAACGCTCAATCGCCTTGCTGCATCGTATTTGACGACGCAGTCGATGAGTCTATCGTTGAGCGTTTCCAAGCAGACTATCCACACCGCAGCCAGGCGGCGCAATCAAAACGAAGCGAAATACTATCTTCGCTCAAACAGACGGCAGAGAATTCTAAACAACCGATTGAACGCGTTTTATTATTCGACTGTTGGCCTGGCGCCCCGCAGCAGGCGCACATTGAAGCAATGCAAAAAGCGCTCAATGCGCGAAATATTCAAAACCGCGTGATTCAATTAAAAGGCTTTCGGTTTGATCAGCGCCTGGGCGAGTATCGGCGCGAGTTAGAACATACACTGCTCAATACGCTTGATGAATTCCGCCCGGAACTGATCGCCAGTTATGCCTACCATGCGCCGCAAATCATGGCGCCCGACCTGTTCGACGCGGTCGGTGCGCCTTGGGTGCAAGTGGTTTCAAACATCGCGTACTATGATCGCGAGTATTACGACAATGAGATATGCGCCGTCATCGACCGCCGCCTGATTTCGATCTATGAACAACGCGGCGCGCCGCAAGCGGCTTTTGTTCCCATCATGGCTGACTACGTCGCAGACGCGCCTACGCCGACCTGCGGAGAACTACCAATCGTGTTCGTCGGCAACTCGCTTGGGCTGCAATCCGCCGAACGCGACCATTGGCTGCAAGTCTGGAAACCGCGCGAACGCGCATTCAACGCAATCAATGAAGCGGAACGCGCATTAAGCGAATTTGATTTGCAATTGAATTTATATGATTACCTCGAGCAAAATCCCATCCCGGATTTAGGCGAGGACGAATCCTATCAAGCGTTTCGCTATCTGCTTTGCCAATCAACCGCCGCGCGCCGCATGCAAATTCTCGAACGTCTCGCTGACAAGGGGCTGCACGTCTATGGCAATTGGAGGAGACCCCCCAATTCGCCGTTGACCTCATGTTTACACGGCCCGCTGCCGATGGAGCAAGAGCAGACTCTATTCAAGCGCGGCGCAATTTTTATCAATATTCATTCAACAGGGCATTTGACCGGGCCAAACATGCGCTTCTTCAATATCGCGGGCATGGGCGGCTTTCAATTATCCGACGGCGCCTTCGATGAATTTCTTGAACCGGGCAAAGAATATGCGTCGTACCAGTCATTAGATGAAGCCGTTCAAAAAGTGGAATTTTATCTTCAGCATCCCGAACAAATGAATGATATCCGCCAGCAAGCCTGGCAGCGCGTTCAGCGCGATTGGACGTACAACAATTGGTTGGATTGGGTGGAGCCTATCATGCAGCGTTCATTCATCAATCAATAA
- a CDS encoding glycosyltransferase, producing MNSSWIRHTQFSPEIYHENQSALTGRLSPLPVNDIGDAALWLRMSPDHLVEAAIEADGIFDVQLEAETIEKQRRIQEQEINRFSAIETSNVIFVLGSDLGYSLELLSSYLSQAPRKAAVIVEPDLRQLHLALAACSLLPWINSNRIDWAVGGDWADQVRTLIWEHNYFACDQPDILFSLTARRPDRTSAWAELQALIRQCASDGKARFKQMMTGAEVYYAKKDRSQLQHLLAPSTANDPAKAVPYIQERFLDECRRNQMEVVYHEPGFRSDIRLLKQIAELRPDAMMMINRSPAEFARREQLDHLRLPRFIWCIDDPNCFVDDAFGEHDFVFTWDNAYADDLRAKNAQSVDFFPYVADMDHATAQYDECFASPVSYIGQVKCLNADELHLKPSEAALAEKAGRCKAQQRDRSYQSLLLQFQSEFGLRVIDDERDDAPRLLRYAMYIVANAHWRIAVLERARPFGLKIYGNDDWKFYLENHPLLDCFCGPADPERDVPNIFYSSKINLNIHSLQALTSLNQRDYNCPLVGGFILTDWIDGGDSFFEPDIEMAFYHDLNELQSKISHFLNHDEERQAIIEKGRARVMREHLYSVRVPRAIGTFQQRIQERYGVTADE from the coding sequence ATGAATTCTTCCTGGATTCGCCATACACAATTTTCTCCTGAGATATACCACGAAAACCAAAGCGCGTTGACCGGGCGGCTTTCGCCGCTGCCAGTCAACGACATTGGCGATGCAGCGCTGTGGCTGCGGATGTCGCCAGACCATTTGGTTGAAGCGGCGATTGAAGCCGATGGAATATTTGATGTGCAACTTGAGGCTGAAACCATTGAGAAACAGCGGCGCATACAAGAGCAGGAAATCAACCGTTTTTCTGCCATCGAAACGTCTAATGTTATTTTTGTATTGGGTAGCGATTTAGGGTACAGCCTCGAACTTTTGTCCTCGTACTTATCGCAAGCGCCGCGCAAAGCGGCGGTCATCGTTGAACCAGACCTGCGTCAATTACACCTTGCCCTCGCCGCCTGTTCGCTGCTGCCCTGGATCAATAGCAACCGCATTGATTGGGCGGTCGGCGGCGATTGGGCCGATCAGGTACGAACTCTGATTTGGGAGCATAATTACTTCGCCTGCGATCAACCCGACATTTTATTCTCTCTCACGGCGCGTCGTCCTGACCGCACGTCAGCCTGGGCGGAGTTGCAAGCGCTCATCCGTCAATGCGCAAGCGATGGCAAAGCGCGTTTTAAACAAATGATGACTGGCGCCGAAGTGTATTACGCAAAAAAAGACCGATCTCAGTTGCAGCATTTACTCGCTCCGTCGACGGCGAACGATCCCGCAAAGGCTGTCCCGTATATTCAAGAGCGCTTTCTAGATGAATGCCGACGCAATCAAATGGAAGTCGTCTACCATGAGCCGGGCTTCCGCAGCGACATCCGGTTATTAAAACAAATCGCTGAATTGCGTCCCGACGCCATGATGATGATTAACCGCTCCCCGGCTGAATTCGCCCGGCGCGAACAACTCGACCACCTTCGCTTGCCGCGCTTTATCTGGTGCATCGACGACCCGAATTGTTTTGTTGACGACGCCTTCGGCGAACATGACTTCGTCTTCACCTGGGACAACGCGTACGCTGACGACTTGCGGGCCAAGAATGCCCAAAGCGTTGATTTTTTTCCTTACGTCGCTGATATGGACCACGCAACGGCGCAATATGATGAATGCTTCGCTTCGCCTGTCAGTTACATCGGGCAGGTAAAATGCCTCAATGCCGACGAGCTGCACCTTAAGCCGTCCGAAGCAGCGCTGGCGGAAAAAGCAGGCCGCTGTAAAGCGCAACAACGCGACCGCAGTTATCAGTCGCTCTTGTTGCAATTCCAAAGCGAATTTGGTTTACGCGTCATTGATGACGAACGCGATGACGCGCCGCGATTGCTTCGTTATGCCATGTATATTGTCGCCAACGCGCATTGGCGTATCGCCGTGTTGGAACGGGCGCGACCGTTTGGACTAAAGATTTATGGCAATGACGATTGGAAATTCTATTTAGAAAACCACCCTTTGCTTGATTGCTTTTGCGGCCCGGCGGACCCCGAACGCGACGTCCCCAACATTTTCTATTCAAGCAAAATCAATCTCAACATTCATAGCCTGCAAGCGCTGACCAGCCTGAACCAGCGCGATTATAACTGCCCCTTGGTCGGCGGATTCATCCTGACCGATTGGATTGACGGCGGCGATTCATTTTTTGAGCCGGATATTGAAATGGCGTTTTATCATGATCTGAATGAACTCCAATCGAAGATTTCGCATTTTCTAAATCATGATGAAGAACGGCAAGCCATCATCGAAAAAGGACGCGCGCGGGTCATGCGCGAACACTTGTATAGCGTCCGCGTTCCGCGCGCAATCGGTACGTTCCAACAGCGCATTCAAGAACGCTATGGAGTAACGGCTGATGAATAA
- a CDS encoding ATP-binding protein — MFIFLLFIFDLTEEIPYLDEIPIIGHESLVRGVIENFSILGSLISAIIGIYFAVSDIALLRLELDQDKKRLQIAQDDLFKESLLRDSIIENAAEGLCVCQEVSKSPYLHFSIWNRQMLEITGYSKEEINRFGCFQVFFPEEKKHRLALRRLERIKQRKQLHVEEWPITRADGMKRIFRISTTTIQLHDEIGSPHILSLISDVTDRKELEERYLLAQKLESLGKMAGGIAHNINNLLTGISGNLDLAIDEAGPEPSRFLTNANNAANRAAELVEQLLAFCRKVKLDLKPHRINESVQEVSELIQQTLDPSIQLHVDLQPDLPEVLADPAQLHSVLMNLCVNSIDAIGEKQEHRVDPDNSNYEILIRTYNEFRKEYNEHFSVIEVEDNGNGIHPDVVDHIFEPFYTTKTGSGTGLGLASAFGIIKQHKGWLECNSESGQGAIFRIYLPVLSDPKT; from the coding sequence ATGTTCATTTTTCTGCTATTTATATTCGATTTGACAGAAGAAATTCCCTATTTAGATGAAATTCCTATAATTGGACATGAAAGTTTGGTTCGCGGCGTCATTGAAAACTTTTCAATTTTAGGAAGCCTGATTTCTGCAATCATCGGCATATATTTTGCCGTATCGGATATCGCTTTACTTCGGCTGGAGTTGGACCAGGACAAGAAGCGGTTGCAAATTGCCCAGGATGACTTATTCAAAGAATCACTCTTGCGCGATTCAATTATTGAGAACGCTGCGGAAGGCTTGTGCGTTTGCCAGGAAGTTTCAAAGTCGCCCTATCTGCATTTTTCAATTTGGAACCGCCAAATGTTGGAGATCACCGGATATTCAAAAGAAGAAATTAACCGATTTGGATGCTTTCAAGTGTTCTTTCCTGAAGAAAAAAAACACCGGCTGGCGCTGAGGCGGCTGGAACGAATCAAGCAAAGAAAACAATTACACGTTGAGGAATGGCCGATTACGCGGGCGGACGGAATGAAAAGAATTTTCCGCATCTCGACCACAACGATTCAATTACATGATGAAATCGGTTCGCCTCATATTTTGTCGTTAATCTCAGATGTCACCGACCGAAAAGAACTCGAAGAACGATATCTGCTGGCGCAAAAACTCGAGTCCCTGGGGAAAATGGCTGGAGGGATTGCGCATAACATCAATAACTTGCTAACGGGAATCAGTGGAAACCTCGACCTTGCCATTGATGAAGCGGGGCCTGAACCCAGCCGGTTTTTGACGAACGCAAACAACGCGGCAAACCGCGCGGCGGAACTCGTCGAGCAGTTGCTGGCGTTTTGCCGCAAGGTGAAATTAGATTTGAAGCCGCATCGCATCAACGAAAGCGTACAAGAGGTTTCAGAACTTATACAACAAACGCTTGATCCAAGTATTCAACTTCATGTTGATCTTCAACCCGATCTCCCCGAGGTGTTGGCGGACCCGGCCCAGTTACATTCTGTCTTGATGAACCTCTGCGTGAATTCCATCGACGCCATCGGAGAGAAACAAGAACATAGAGTTGACCCGGACAATTCAAATTATGAAATTTTGATACGAACATACAACGAATTCAGAAAAGAGTACAACGAACATTTTTCCGTCATTGAGGTTGAAGACAATGGCAACGGCATCCACCCCGATGTCGTTGACCATATCTTTGAACCGTTTTACACAACCAAAACCGGAAGCGGCACAGGCTTGGGATTGGCGAGCGCGTTTGGCATTATCAAGCAACACAAGGGTTGGCTTGAATGCAACAGCGAGTCTGGTCAAGGCGCCATTTTCCGTATTTATCTTCCCGTACTATCGGACCCGAAAACGTAA
- a CDS encoding DUF1080 domain-containing protein has product MLRQLVLLLTLYAFFFTSVHSSETKEEWKSLFNGRDLSEWSVQCKPEDKDTVFWSVQDGAITADSLNQKGHDYVWLMSKQEYQNFTFHFKFRAFRDSPGNSGVQIRSRYDVESGWLNGPQIDIHPPAPWRCGMMWDETRGVQRWIFPDIPKGKWVNESMSVPQRVFYFSDGETPWNQMEITVAGLNIRAVLNGVVITDFKGQGILDDAAHTRRRVGESGHIALQIHKGDQLKIQFKELEIKEQP; this is encoded by the coding sequence ATGCTGCGCCAATTAGTCTTACTACTTACTTTATACGCTTTTTTCTTCACTTCCGTTCATTCAAGTGAAACAAAAGAAGAGTGGAAATCTCTCTTTAACGGTCGAGACCTAAGCGAATGGAGCGTCCAGTGTAAACCGGAAGACAAGGACACCGTTTTTTGGAGCGTCCAAGACGGGGCCATCACAGCGGATTCGCTCAATCAAAAAGGACACGACTATGTCTGGTTAATGAGCAAACAAGAATATCAGAATTTCACGTTTCATTTTAAATTCCGCGCATTTCGCGACAGCCCCGGCAATAGCGGCGTTCAAATTCGCAGTCGCTACGACGTTGAATCCGGTTGGCTCAACGGCCCGCAGATCGACATCCACCCGCCCGCGCCCTGGCGCTGCGGCATGATGTGGGACGAAACACGCGGCGTACAGCGTTGGATTTTCCCCGATATCCCCAAGGGCAAGTGGGTCAATGAGTCGATGTCGGTTCCTCAGCGGGTCTTCTACTTTTCGGATGGCGAAACGCCGTGGAACCAGATGGAAATCACCGTCGCGGGACTTAACATTCGCGCGGTGCTCAACGGCGTTGTGATAACTGACTTCAAGGGACAAGGCATTCTGGACGACGCCGCGCACACAAGACGCCGCGTCGGAGAATCAGGCCATATCGCATTGCAAATACACAAAGGCGATCAACTAAAAATCCAATTTAAAGAACTGGAAATCAAAGAGCAGCCTTAA
- a CDS encoding ABC transporter ATP-binding protein, whose amino-acid sequence MIEVIDFHKAYRDLVAVEGLSFKVQPGEIMGMVGPNGAGKTTTLRSLCGIIPPTSGQLFAGGFDVVEQPVEAKRILAYIPDDPKLFDSLTVWEHLEFVAAAYQLKDFAGYGEQILKQFELWEKRSTFANELSRGMRQKVAISCAYLHDPTVLVLDEPLTGLDPRGIRQMKDSIIQRAQNGAAIVISSHLLNLVEDICTHLLMMNRVSLLFGSIDEVMEKFSNLDRRSSLEEIFFQVTGADATNNAQPTETEDAK is encoded by the coding sequence GTGATCGAAGTCATTGACTTTCATAAGGCCTATCGTGATTTGGTCGCGGTTGAAGGCCTCAGTTTTAAAGTGCAGCCCGGCGAGATTATGGGGATGGTCGGGCCGAACGGCGCCGGAAAAACCACCACGCTGCGATCATTGTGTGGAATTATTCCGCCAACAAGCGGGCAACTGTTCGCGGGCGGGTTTGACGTCGTTGAACAACCCGTCGAAGCCAAGCGCATTCTCGCCTATATCCCTGACGATCCCAAACTGTTTGATTCTCTCACCGTGTGGGAACACTTGGAGTTTGTCGCGGCGGCGTATCAATTGAAAGATTTTGCGGGATACGGCGAACAAATCTTGAAGCAATTTGAACTTTGGGAGAAGCGTTCGACATTCGCGAACGAACTCTCGCGCGGGATGCGGCAGAAAGTCGCGATCAGTTGCGCGTACCTGCATGACCCGACGGTATTGGTCTTAGACGAACCACTAACGGGATTAGACCCGCGCGGCATCCGGCAAATGAAAGACTCAATCATTCAACGGGCGCAAAACGGCGCGGCGATTGTAATTAGCTCGCACTTGTTGAATTTAGTCGAAGATATATGCACTCATCTACTGATGATGAACCGCGTTTCATTATTGTTTGGCAGCATTGATGAAGTGATGGAGAAATTTTCAAATCTTGACCGCCGCTCTTCGTTGGAAGAGATATTTTTCCAAGTGACTGGCGCCGACGCGACGAATAATGCCCAACCAACAGAAACCGAAGATGCCAAGTGA
- a CDS encoding putative ABC exporter domain-containing protein, with the protein MPSNFIPLLYLLRLRTKAWFRHTLYSFFSFKRAIFAVVALCMITLWMIPMLFMGEMRGLPQVEQVRLMMPPFFLMFFVMNLVTAQKDMALNFEPCEIGFLFAGPFSRRDLLFYKLCDFMMKLTFSALIFSVVAKQWVAYWFVSFVGFFLLMVFMTLLDIVVVLMMQNVVMDRRVKWTLFGIISAVIVAFLLFEYSTIETLIVSGDLKQPSDYIKAFHATWLGTIVLAPFQVFAYLITSRSFFFEWIYYASIALAINAGLVSLILFFDKNYIEVSLEVSQRMYTRRKKALQGGVLGQSSSVKSAIRGVPRLPWWGGAGPVAWRQLTSAYRQWPSLLRLFLITAIFMGPFLIFSGFGSGGAIAGLAAVFGFAFIFFPQQIRFDFRSDIDQIEWLKQMPLNPYGVVAGQLLTPSLFLLCFVLVLGSITLITGEWMMWIGMLCFSVPGVVLMLEIENLFFLLFPVRMQPNSAGDIQFLGRIYLMMLLKMLVIVICGGLSFGIGFGAASVVQGLLPALSDLLFYIILASVAWVGCVLWMLVLFVCTVWAYQRFDLSADRPA; encoded by the coding sequence ATGCCATCTAATTTTATCCCTCTTCTTTATTTACTCCGTCTGCGCACGAAAGCGTGGTTTCGCCACACGCTCTATAGTTTCTTTTCGTTCAAGCGCGCGATTTTTGCAGTCGTTGCGTTGTGCATGATTACCTTATGGATGATTCCGATGTTGTTCATGGGAGAGATGCGCGGACTGCCGCAAGTGGAGCAGGTGCGCTTGATGATGCCGCCTTTCTTCTTGATGTTTTTTGTGATGAATTTAGTGACTGCACAAAAAGATATGGCGTTGAACTTTGAGCCGTGTGAGATTGGTTTTCTGTTCGCTGGGCCATTTTCACGGCGCGATTTGCTGTTTTATAAATTATGCGATTTTATGATGAAGTTGACGTTTAGCGCGTTAATTTTTTCGGTGGTGGCGAAACAGTGGGTGGCGTATTGGTTTGTTTCGTTTGTCGGCTTTTTCTTGCTGATGGTGTTTATGACATTGCTTGACATCGTGGTTGTCTTGATGATGCAGAATGTTGTGATGGACCGTCGCGTGAAGTGGACGCTTTTTGGTATTATCTCGGCTGTCATTGTTGCTTTTCTCTTGTTTGAATACAGCACGATTGAAACGCTGATTGTATCCGGCGACTTGAAACAACCATCTGACTATATCAAAGCATTTCATGCGACCTGGCTTGGAACCATTGTATTGGCGCCGTTCCAGGTGTTCGCATATCTGATTACGTCGCGCTCCTTTTTCTTTGAATGGATTTACTATGCGTCGATCGCATTGGCGATTAACGCCGGATTGGTCTCTCTGATTTTATTCTTTGATAAAAACTATATTGAAGTGTCTCTCGAAGTCAGCCAGCGTATGTATACGCGCCGCAAAAAAGCCCTGCAGGGCGGGGTGTTAGGACAATCCAGTTCGGTCAAATCGGCGATTCGGGGCGTCCCTCGGCTGCCGTGGTGGGGCGGGGCGGGGCCGGTGGCATGGCGGCAGTTGACCAGCGCCTATCGTCAATGGCCTTCGTTGCTGCGGCTATTTCTCATCACAGCAATCTTTATGGGGCCGTTTCTGATCTTTTCCGGCTTTGGTTCAGGCGGGGCGATTGCCGGGCTGGCGGCTGTGTTTGGGTTTGCGTTTATATTTTTCCCACAGCAAATTCGTTTTGATTTCCGCAGTGACATCGACCAAATCGAGTGGCTGAAACAGATGCCGCTCAATCCATACGGCGTGGTTGCAGGTCAACTCCTTACGCCTTCGTTATTTTTGTTGTGCTTTGTTTTAGTATTGGGTTCGATCACTCTCATCACAGGAGAATGGATGATGTGGATCGGCATGTTATGTTTTTCCGTGCCCGGCGTCGTATTAATGCTTGAAATAGAAAACCTGTTTTTCTTGTTGTTCCCTGTGAGAATGCAGCCAAACTCTGCTGGCGATATTCAATTTTTAGGGCGCATCTATTTGATGATGCTCTTGAAGATGCTGGTCATCGTGATTTGCGGCGGGCTTTCGTTTGGCATTGGCTTTGGCGCCGCATCGGTTGTGCAGGGGCTGCTTCCTGCTTTGTCAGACCTATTATTTTATATAATCTTAGCGAGCGTCGCTTGGGTTGGCTGCGTTTTGTGGATGCTGGTGTTGTTCGTGTGCACGGTTTGGGCGTATCAACGCTTTGATTTAAGCGCGGACCGTCCGGCATAA
- a CDS encoding SGNH/GDSL hydrolase family protein: MKRLHLILVALLVCMTAVAKDAYDTTKWEKDISKFEKQDQENNIKNVDVLFLGSSSIRMWKIKKWFPELNAINRGFGGSQIEDSIYYFDRLVTPYQPKVIVFYAGDNDVGSGKSPQRVFNDFKTFIHLMKTKAPGSRLIYVAIKPSIKRWNLIDEVRETNKMIHQYCVKKSNLEFFNIDPPMIGPDGHPRKEIFLEDGLHLNEDGYQLWSSMLYPKIERMLKKG; encoded by the coding sequence ATGAAAAGGCTTCACCTCATACTTGTTGCATTATTGGTTTGCATGACCGCTGTCGCAAAAGACGCTTACGATACGACCAAATGGGAAAAAGACATTTCGAAGTTTGAGAAACAAGACCAGGAAAACAATATCAAAAATGTCGATGTGTTGTTTTTGGGCAGTTCAAGCATCCGTATGTGGAAAATCAAAAAATGGTTTCCTGAATTGAACGCTATCAACCGCGGCTTCGGCGGGTCGCAGATCGAAGACAGCATTTATTATTTTGATCGCTTGGTTACGCCCTATCAGCCAAAAGTCATCGTGTTCTATGCGGGAGACAACGACGTCGGTTCAGGCAAAAGCCCGCAACGTGTGTTTAACGATTTCAAAACATTTATCCATCTGATGAAAACCAAGGCGCCCGGCTCGCGCCTGATTTATGTCGCGATCAAGCCAAGCATCAAACGCTGGAACCTGATTGACGAAGTGCGCGAAACCAACAAGATGATTCATCAGTATTGCGTAAAAAAATCCAACTTGGAATTTTTCAACATTGATCCTCCCATGATTGGCCCCGATGGACACCCCCGCAAGGAAATTTTTCTTGAAGACGGGCTGCATTTGAATGAAGACGGCTATCAATTGTGGTCATCAATGCTGTATCCAAAGATTGAGCGTATGCTCAAAAAGGGCTAG
- a CDS encoding metalloregulator ArsR/SmtB family transcription factor, whose product MENESAALQIANPEFRRMLAERIRALADPTRIHLLHCLMQQELCVHELAESVEKSQATVSKHLAILFRHGFVGQRKEGVQTFYSVEGEGLQFFCQYMCASLKEHLDKMASFGGPTLAL is encoded by the coding sequence ATGGAAAATGAATCAGCAGCGTTACAGATTGCAAATCCCGAATTTCGCCGCATGCTTGCCGAGCGCATTCGCGCTCTCGCTGATCCCACTCGAATCCACCTGTTGCATTGTCTCATGCAGCAGGAATTATGTGTTCATGAACTCGCCGAAAGCGTCGAAAAAAGCCAGGCCACGGTTTCTAAACATCTGGCCATTTTATTTCGGCATGGGTTTGTTGGACAGCGAAAAGAAGGCGTACAGACGTTTTACAGCGTCGAAGGCGAGGGGCTTCAATTTTTCTGTCAGTACATGTGTGCATCGCTGAAAGAACACTTGGATAAAATGGCCTCATTTGGCGGGCCGACACTGGCGCTATAA
- a CDS encoding alpha/beta hydrolase: MKMFTKSHKQIVFVFIAACFVTLNTGKNALATEQQPFAQQVQYKTVEIEGLDIFYREAGPKQAPTVLLLHGFPTSSHMYRNLIPKLAEQYHVLAPDYPGYGNSSAPAVDEFEYTFDHLAKIVDQFLAAKQIETFSLYVMDYGAPVGFRLAAKYPERIESIIVQNGNAYDEGLKEFWDPIKAFWKDRSEENANALRKLLTLDATKWQYTDGVRNPDAISPDNWRVDQPLLDRPGSQEIQLQMFYDYGSNPKLYPKWQKYFRDYQPPMLIVWGKNDYIFPADGAYPYKRDLKNVEIHLLDTGHFALEEDVDFIAGRMLYFLKSNVNLSDNT; the protein is encoded by the coding sequence ATGAAGATGTTTACAAAGTCTCACAAGCAAATCGTTTTTGTGTTTATCGCAGCATGTTTCGTCACCTTAAACACGGGGAAAAACGCCCTTGCGACAGAACAGCAACCGTTCGCTCAGCAAGTTCAATACAAAACGGTGGAAATTGAAGGTTTAGACATCTTCTATCGTGAAGCCGGCCCAAAGCAAGCGCCAACGGTGTTACTGCTGCACGGCTTTCCGACTTCGTCGCACATGTATCGAAATCTGATTCCAAAACTTGCAGAGCAATACCATGTGCTTGCGCCTGATTATCCTGGCTATGGCAATAGTTCGGCGCCGGCAGTCGATGAATTTGAATATACGTTTGATCATCTGGCGAAGATTGTCGATCAATTTTTGGCTGCTAAACAAATTGAAACATTTAGCCTGTATGTGATGGACTACGGCGCCCCGGTCGGCTTTCGTCTCGCGGCGAAATATCCAGAGCGCATTGAATCAATCATCGTGCAAAATGGAAACGCATACGATGAAGGCCTCAAAGAATTTTGGGACCCGATCAAAGCCTTTTGGAAAGACCGCAGCGAAGAAAACGCCAACGCACTACGAAAACTACTGACCTTGGATGCAACCAAATGGCAATACACCGATGGCGTTCGCAATCCCGATGCAATCAGCCCGGACAACTGGCGGGTTGACCAACCATTATTAGACCGCCCCGGCAGCCAGGAGATTCAGTTGCAGATGTTCTATGACTACGGCTCAAACCCGAAGTTGTACCCCAAGTGGCAGAAGTATTTTCGCGACTATCAACCGCCGATGTTAATTGTGTGGGGCAAGAACGACTACATCTTCCCTGCTGACGGCGCGTACCCCTACAAACGCGATCTGAAAAATGTGGAAATCCACCTGCTTGACACAGGGCATTTTGCGCTTGAAGAAGATGTTGATTTCATTGCGGGGCGTATGCTGTACTTCCTAAAAAGCAATGTGAATCTCTCAGACAATACATAG